The following DNA comes from Legionella sp. PATHC032.
CGCTTCCTTACGGTCGCGGCTCGGTTTTGACAATAATTCAATTTAATCCGCTTCCTTATGGTCGTGGCTCGGCTTTAATCATAATTCAATTTAATAATCTGATTAATCATCCGAGCTGCGACCGTGAGGGAGCGGAAAAATTTGGATGTTTTACCAATTTTCCATAACAAAATTTATTTCAAAAATAATTAGTTAGTGTGGTATTCTTTTATTCCATAAACAAGTCCTAAACCAAATGGAAATGGTTGAATAATGATATCTGAATCAGTGATCCCACTCGCCTATTTTATTACCTTTACATGTTATGGAACATGGTTACATGGAGGCAAATCAACTTCAGTTGATCACTACAATAATATACCAGGAACTGAATTTATCCCTTATGATCCAATGCGGGTATATCAGGTAAAAAAACTCATGCTGGAAACACCTTATTCTCTCGATGAATTAAAACGTAACATTGTTTTGCAAGCGATTTGTGAAGTGTGTAGATATTGTCAATGGGTGTTACTGGCTGCTCATGTCAGATCTAATCATGTACATCTTGTTATTCATGCCCAACGATCTCCTGAACAAGTGATGAATACAGTAAAAGCATACGCATCGCGTGATTTAAATAAAGCAAGACTGGATGGTGATAGAAAGAACAGATGGACTCGTCATGGAAGTACACGTTATCTTTGGAGCAAAGAAGAAATCGAAGCGACGATTCAATATGTTGTCTATGAACAAGGTTCACCGATGGCTGTATTTGAAAATAAAAATAGAGTATTGAGTGTTGAAATTTGAGCTATCCGCTCTCTTATGGTCGCGGCTCGGTTTTGGCTATAATTCAATTTAATCATCTGAGCCGCGACCGTGAGGGAGCGGATTACGTTTAAACCAAACTAAATTATCCCTTCCGTTTTTTTATAGCTTTTATTACTATACATCAGGATTGAATAGGTTTATTCTGCGCAAATTCAAATATTGTGCAATTACGTTCTATTATTTATGTCTGATACCCATTGCGAAAAAAGCTACAGAACAAAACTTCTAAAACAGGGTTT
Coding sequences within:
- a CDS encoding transposase — its product is MISESVIPLAYFITFTCYGTWLHGGKSTSVDHYNNIPGTEFIPYDPMRVYQVKKLMLETPYSLDELKRNIVLQAICEVCRYCQWVLLAAHVRSNHVHLVIHAQRSPEQVMNTVKAYASRDLNKARLDGDRKNRWTRHGSTRYLWSKEEIEATIQYVVYEQGSPMAVFENKNRVLSVEI